AGACGCTGGTCAGGTTGTTGTGGATCGACGCCGCGCGGCAGAAGTCGAGGGCGAGGGTCGACTTTCCCATGGCGGGTCGCGCCGCGACGATGATCATCTGGCCGGAGTGCAGGCCGTTGGTGAGGTCGTCGAGGTCGGCGAACCCGGTCGGCACGCCGTAGAGCCCCGCCTCCCGGTTGCCGATCGCCTCGATCTCGTCGAGGACGCCGCTCATGATGTCGCTCAGCGGCGCGTAGTCGACGGCCGCGCGCCGGTCGGTGACCTTGTAGACCTCGGCCTGGGCGGAGTCGACGACGTCGTCGATCTGGCCCTCGCCGGCGTAGCCGAGCTGGGCGATGCGGGTGCCGGCCTCGACCAGGCGGCGCAGGATCGCCTTGTCGCGCACGATCTCGGCGTAGTAGCCGGCGTTGGCCGCGATCGGGACGTTGGCCGAGAGGGTGTGGAGGTAGGGCGCACCGCCGATGCGCTGCAGCTCGCCCCGCTTCTGCAGCTCGGCGGCCACGGTGATCGGGTCGGCCGGCTCGCCGCGGCCGTAGAGGTCGATGATCGCGTCGTGGATGACCTCGTGGGCCGGGCGGTAGTAGTCGACGGCCTTGATCACGTCGACGACGTCGGCGATGGCGTCCTTCGACAGCAGCATCGACCCGAGCACGCTCTGCTCGGCCGCGTTGTCCTGCGGCGGGGTGCGGTCGCCCGGGGAGCGCGGGGACTCGCCCGGCTCGTAGGCCGCGGGGCCGTCGCCCCACGCCTCGTCGGTGTCCCCCTCGAAGGCGATGCTCACCGCTGCTCCCTTCCCTGCTCGCTGGACCCGACGCTAGGCCAGACCTCCGACACCGTCGCCGGATCCCGGGACCGCATGTCGCGACCGACGCACGTCCGGGTCACCGGCACCTGGCCCGACTGCTGGTCCGCGCGAGACCGTACGCGCTGGCGGGGCGTTCCGGGAAGCCGACGAGCCCGAGTTATCCACAGGCCATGTGGACAAGCTGGGTACGACCGTGGACGACACGCCGCGGGCTGCGTACACAGCGTGGACAGACCTGTGGACAGAACGCGGGAACCGGCCGGGTGTAGCGCTCTGACCTGCGC
Above is a genomic segment from Nocardioides okcheonensis containing:
- the dnaB gene encoding replicative DNA helicase gives rise to the protein MAFEGDTDEAWGDGPAAYEPGESPRSPGDRTPPQDNAAEQSVLGSMLLSKDAIADVVDVIKAVDYYRPAHEVIHDAIIDLYGRGEPADPITVAAELQKRGELQRIGGAPYLHTLSANVPIAANAGYYAEIVRDKAILRRLVEAGTRIAQLGYAGEGQIDDVVDSAQAEVYKVTDRRAAVDYAPLSDIMSGVLDEIEAIGNREAGLYGVPTGFADLDDLTNGLHSGQMIIVAARPAMGKSTLALDFCRAASIHNNLTSVFFSLEMTRSEIMMRLLSAEAKVPLNHIRNGTMRDDDWEKLARKMGQVSGAPMFIDDSPNMTMMEIRAKARRLKQRHDLKLIVIDYMQLMSSGKKVESRQLEVSEFSRNIKLLAKELECPIIALSQLNRGPEQRGDKRPMMSDLRESGSLEQDADMVILLHRDDVYEKESTRPGEADLLVVKHRNGPTRDLTVAFQGHYSRFVDMAAG